The DNA sequence GGGAAGAAGAAATTTCCGAGCCTTACGATATCGAAGGATGGACACGCTTTACGTTTCCTGGCCGGGACGGAGAATACTCTGAGTTTACATGGAACTTTGACCATTTCAACGGTACAGATTACGATGCCAACGAAGATAAGCAGGCCGTATTTCATATTTTAGGGGAAGATAAAGACTGGAATGATCATGTCGATGATGAATTCGGCAACTACGATTACCTGATGTTTGCCAACATCGATTACGACCATCCCGAAGTCCGGGAAGAAATGCTGGAATGGGGAAAATGGTTTGCCGGGACGACCCAGGTGGACGGGTTCCGTCTCGATGCGATAAAACATATTAACCACCTGTTCGTTAAGGATTTTATTGATGCCCTCCGCACCGAGCACGGGGATGATTTTTATTTCGTCGGGGAATTCTGGAATCCGGAGATTGAAGCTGTAGAAACGTTCCTCGAATATGCTGATTACAGCCTTGACCTGTTTGACGTTACGCTGCACTACAAATTTTTTGAGGCATCCAATCAGGGGGACGGGTTTGACATGTCTACCATTTTTGAGGATACGATCGTTGACAGACATCCGCTGCAGGCAGTGACTTTCGTAGACAATCACGATTCGCAGCCAAACGAAGCGCTTGAGTCGTGGGTGGAAGACTGGTTCAAGCCTCTTGCCTATGCGATGATCCTTCTTCGGGAAGACGGCTATCCGTGTGTTTTTTACGGAGACTATGCAGGCATAAATGGGGATGAGCCTATTGAGGCCAAACGGGAAATGCTCGAACCCCTTCTTGATGCCCGGTATAATTACAGCTACGGTGATCAGGAAGACTACCTCGACCACCCAAATACTATCGGCTGGGTCCGTTTCGGTGTGGAGGATATCCCTCACTCCGGCTGCGCTGTCATTATGACGAATGGAGAGCCGGGAGAAAAACGTATGTTTGTCGGCGAAGATCGTGGCGGTGAGGAGTGGCTCGATATGACCGGAACAATCGATGATACGATTACTATCGAAGATGACGGCTGGGCAAATTTCCCTGTGGAAGGCGGAAGTGTCTCCGTCTTCATTCAGAAAATAGACGACTGATATCCTGTTACTTCTGTTTATAAGGCTTTGTTAAAGCTCCGTGTTGTTTTTTGGAGTGCCTGCGGCTCCTTTTTCTTCGCCTGCCGCGGAGAAAGCCTCCAGCTCTACGTCCCTTGCGTCCGGGAGGATCTTCCCGCTTTCTTTTTCCGCAGGCGTCTTGAAAAATCGCCCTGGCACTGGCTTCTACCTTAGTACCTTCTTGATTCAACGAGCGGGCTTTCCGTATTAGAAAATGAAAACGAAGCGGAAACATGCCCGTGGAAGAAGGAGATTGGAAGATCCCGCAGGGCGTAAGCCTTACCCGGAGATCTCCTCCACGGCAGGCCTGCCGGGTTGCAGCGAAGTTTTCTTATATATATCAACCACAGAATGCTTTAACACAGCTATTTATAAAAACGTGATAATTATCTTTATAAACGAAGCGCTCCCGGCTCATACCGTAGGAGCGCTTCGTTCGATTTGCATGCCCCTTTACTGCTTTTCTTCTTATCCTGCTTTCCAGACAAGACACGGAGAAGTCGAGAAGCAGGTGCATATCAAGGAAATCCCACCACTATTAGCAAATCTTTCTTGTTTCACATCGCTTATCGAGGGTATAGATCGTTATGCCTAAAAACAAGGAGGGTGAACATGGCACCAATACTTAGAAATCACACGATGATGCAGTTTTTTGAATGGCATTTACCCAATGATGGAAATCATTGGAACAGAATGGCAGAGCTTGCCGAAGAAATGAAGCACCGCGGCATTGATGCTTTTTGGATTCCCCCTTCGACGAAATGTATTACCCAGGAAGATAACGGCTACGGCATTTACGACGGGTATGATCTCGGAGAGTTTGACCAGAAAGGCTCTGTCCGTACAAAATACGGGACGAAGCAAGAACTGCTGAAAGGCATTGACGCCTGCCATGAGCAGGGAATCCGTGTCTATGCGGATGTCGTTATGAACCATAAAGCAGGAGCCGATGAAACGGAGCAGTTTCAGGTAGTTGAAGTCGATGCCGGAGACAGGCACGAAGTTATTTCCGAGCCTTACGATATTGAAGGCTGGACCCGGTTTTATTTCCCTGGAAGAAAAGGAGAGCACTCTGAATTCACCTGGCATTCCTACCACTTTAACGGCACCGACTATGACCATGCCACCGGTGAAACTGGAATTTTCAGAATACTCGGAGAAAATAAGGAATGGAATGACCATGTAGATGATGAGTTTGGAAATTATGACTACTTAATGTTTGCCAACATTGATTATAATCACCCCGAGGTTCGGCAGGAGATGATGTACTGGGGGAAATGGTTTGCAGAAACGACCTCATGCGACGGCTACCGGCTGGATGCTATTAAACATATTAACCACTTGTTTATCGCTGACTTTCTGGCTGAGATGCGCCGGGAACATGGCGATGATTTTTATTTCGTAGGGGAATTCTGGCACGCCGATCTGGCAGCGTGTGAACGTTTTCTGGAGTACGTCGATTTCAGTATTGATCTGTTTGATGTTTCCCTCCATTATAAATTTTATGAAGCTTCCCACCAGGGAAAAGACTTTGATATGCGGACGATGTTTCACGAGACACTTGTAGGGGATTATCCGGCTAATGCTGTAACATTTGTCGACAACCATGACTCCCAGCCGCATGAAGCACTTGAATCCTGGGTGGAATGCTGGTTCAAACCGCTTGCCTACGCTCTGATTCTGTTAAGAAAAGACGGCTATCCATGTGTATTTTACGGAGATTATAGAGGGATCAACGGGGGAAGCCCCAAGAACGGCAAAAAAGAAATGCTCGATCCGCTGCTCGATGCCAGGAGCCGTTTCAGCTATGGTGAACAGCAGGACTATTTTGACGACAGCAACACGATCGGCTGGGTGCGGTTCGGGGAAGATCTTTTACCACAGTCCGGCTGTGCAGTCGTCATGACCAACGGCGAAGCCGGCTTTAAACATATGTGTGTCGGGGACGGCCGTGCCGGAGAAATCTGGTACGATTTGACTGGGAACGTCCGGGAAACAGTAACCATTGATGAAGAAGGCTGCGCTGATTTTCGAGTAAATGGAGGCAGCGTTTCGGTATACGTCCAGAAAACTGAGAAGGAGCTTTAAAAGAGCCGGAAAAAAGCCTGTCAGACGGGATTTGTCTGACAGGCTTTTTTTCTTTGTGCAGCCGTGCTTACTTTCTGTAGGACAGCTCCTTTTCACTGCAGTCAGGAGACGGCATGCTGTTCTGATGTGTTGTCTGTTTTATGCTTTTACCTGGGCAAAACAGGCTTTGTACAGGCTTTTAACAGCCAGATCAGCTTCTGAAGCATTGACCCCGAACATCATACTTACTTCAGAAGAGCCCTGATTAATCATTTTAATGTTCACACCCGCTTCCGCGAGCGCCGTCGTTGCTTTGGCGGCTACACCGACCGTGCGCGCCATCCCTTCACCGACGACCATCACCATGGCCAGATCCCGCTCAACATGCACTTCCTCTACATTAAGCTCTGCCCGGATACGTGCAAGAATTTTCTCTTCTTTTCCTTCTTCCATATATTCTTCGCGGACGATAACCGACATGTTATCAATTCCTGAAGGTGTATGTTCGAAGGAAATCCCCTCTTCGGCAAGGATTTGCAGCAGATGCTGACCGAACCCGACTTCGCGGTTCATAAGATACTTCCTTAGGTTAATGGTTATAAACCCTTTATCGCTCGCGATCCCGACAACAGGCAGACCTTTCTGCTCCCGCTGGTCGACGATGAGCGTCCCGTCGGCCTCCGGATGGTTTGTGTTTTTAATGCAGACCGGTATTTTTTCAGCAACGACAGGCTGCAGCGCTTCGTCGTGAAAAACAGAAAATCCGGCGTAGGCAAGCTCCCGCATTTCCCTGTAGGTGATTTCCTTCATTTCCTGCGGGTTTTCAATGAGAGCAGGATTGACTGAATAAACGGAATCCACATCCGTAAAATTCTCATATAAAGAAGCTTCTACCCCTGCAGCAAGAATCGATCCGGTAATATCCGACCCTCCTCTTGGAAAGGTGACGATATGTCCGTTTTTGGATACTCCGAAAAATCCCGGTACGACGAGAAGGCCGGAGCGGTTCCGAAGGTTCTTCAGCCTGTCGTAAGCTTCGGGAAGAATACGGGCGTTTGCGGGATCGTCCGTGACGACCATCCCTGCTTCTTCCGGGGAAACGTAATGAGCTTCTTCGCCCAGCTGCCGCAGATAGGCTGCCATAAGTTTGGCATTTTCATTTTCTCCACTCGCCATTAAAGCATCAAAAAGCCTCGGTTCATCTTCTTTATAAGTATCCACGAGATGCGAGAGTTGTTTTTTGAGTGAATCAAGGAGAGAAAAAGGGAGATCCAGTTCTTCAATAATCGCTGCATAGCGGTCGATGACGGCCTGCATCTCCCCGGAGAAATCTCTTCCTTTCTTTACTGATTCCGCAAGTTCAATCAGGAGATCTGTCGTTTTTATATCGTCGGCAAATCGTTTTCCCGGTGCAGAAACGACGACGATCCGCCGTTCCACGTCCCCCCGCACGATTTCCGCTGCTTTTGTAAACTGGGCTGCCCCTGCAACGGAGCTGCCGCCGAATTTCACTACCTTAACCATGACAAAATCCCCTTCTGATGTGTTTTCTTAAAGAACAAATGATCACACTAAAAATACATATCGAAATTATACTAGACTTTTTCTGCCGCTACAAGTATAGGCTGAGGATTATCCCGAAAGGCTTTTACCGGTGCTTACCTGCTCTGCTTGTTATCACTGGACAACGACGCTTTCTTCCTGTTCGAAGCCGCTAATTCCGGTCTTTTCACAGAGAATTCAGTGCTTCTTTTACGTTCAGAAGAAACTCCCTAAAAAAAGGAAGCTGCCCGAAGACAGCTTCCTTTGCGTATTTAGTTTGATTCGATTGTTACATCCTGAAGCTGGTAAAGACCGTTTGGATGCTTCCAGAAGCCCTGGACTTCATCACGCATACCGACAAGGTAATCGGTATGGTATAGATAAAGCATCGGCGCCTCATCTACGAGGATCTCCATTGCATCTTCATACAGTGCTTCACGCGTAGCTTCGTCTGTTTCACGTCGTGCTTCGTCAAGAATTTCATCAAGCTCAGCGTTTTCCATGAATGAACGGTTACCCGCTGCACCGTGCTGGCTGGAGTGGAAGAGAGCGTACATGCCGTAGTCTGCATCCCCTGTTACTGTAACCCAGCCGAGAATGAACATATCATGTTCGCCTTCTGCTGTGTTATCAAGGTAGGCACCCCACTCAAGTACTTCAATCTCTGCATTAACTCCGATAACAGAAAGCTGTGCCTGAACAAGCTCCGCTACGTCCATACGCTCACGGCTGTCGTTTGTCCAGATTGTTGTATCAAATCCATCTTCGTATCCTGCTTCGGCAAGAAGCTCCTGGGCACGTTCCGGATCGTATTCCAGCTCATCGACAGCATCGGAATAACCGAATACCTGCTCCCCAATTGGGCCGACTGCCGGTGTACCAGTTCCTTCAAGAACTCCTTCAAGCAGATCTTCTTTATTAATAGCCATGGAAAGGGCCTGACGTACCTGTGGATCGTCAAACGGCTCTTTCTGCATGTTAAAGCCGATGTAAGAAAGGCTCAGGCTTTCCTGCGTGTAGAGGCTGACTCCTTCGGTATCTTCAATACGCTCTGTATCACTCGGGCTTACAGGATAAATAATATCCGCTGCACCCGTTTCCAGCTCGCCGATCCGGGTCAGGTCTTCAGGGGAAACGCTGAATGTCACACGCTCTACTCCTGCAGTCTCGCCCCAGTAATCGTCGTTTCGTGTAAGTACTACTTCAGAACCCGGGTTCCATTCTTCAAATTCAAAGAAACCTGTTCCAACCGGATTTTCATTTAAGTAATCGCCTGGCTGGCCTCCGTCTTCCATCTGCGCGTAATCTTCTTCAATTGCTTCCTGGCTGATAATTCCACCACCGGAGTGTGCAATGTGGGAAGGAAGCGGTGCAAATGGGAATTCTGTATGGAATTCAACCGTATAGTCATCTACTACAACTACTTCTTCTACCATTTCATAAAGGAACGCACGTGGTGAACCAATTTCATCGTCAAGAACACGATCAAAGTTTGCTTTTACTACTTCGGCATTGAACTCAGAATCATCGTGGAACGTGACGTCTTCGCGAAGTTCAAACGTCCATACGTCCTCTTCTGTTGCTTCCCAGTCTGTAGCAAGAAGCGGCTGAAGTTCCATTTCTTCATTCTGCATGAGCAGTGATTCATAAACATTTGTTTGAACAGTACTTGACGGCACGTCATTGGAACCGTGCGGATCCATGGACTCGATATCGGAAAGAGTCGCAATAACCAGGTTATCCGGATCTACGTCCTCATCTGTCGCTTCACCGTCGCCACCTTCACTGTTATCAGGAGCTTCATTGTTCCCTTCAGCATTTTCCGCTGAGTTATTCGGTGCTGCCCCATTGTCTGTGCCCCCATCGTTGTCCGGCTCGCTGGCGCATGCCGTAAACGCTAATGCTACAGCTACAGAAGCTAGAGCTGCCTGCATCGTTTTGCTTTTAAACATTATGTTTCCCCCTTATGTTCTCATAATTTTACAAAGTTTATCTCCCTAAACTTACAATATTTCGATTTAAAAAACAAGTGCGATAATTTAGGTTTTTTTAACTTTTTTTATATTTTGCGATAGTTTATGAAAGACTGCATATCGAATTTTTTAATAAAACTGTCCTTCGCGCA is a window from the Alkalicoccus halolimnae genome containing:
- a CDS encoding alpha-amylase — translated: MSETPRNNTMMQFFEWHLPNDGDHWNRLAEMAEEIKNQGIDSIWIPPASKAISQDDNGYGTYDVYDLGEFDQKGTVRTKYGTKDELLKSIEVCHEHGIRVYADVVMNHKAGADDTELFKAIQVDPDNREEEISEPYDIEGWTRFTFPGRDGEYSEFTWNFDHFNGTDYDANEDKQAVFHILGEDKDWNDHVDDEFGNYDYLMFANIDYDHPEVREEMLEWGKWFAGTTQVDGFRLDAIKHINHLFVKDFIDALRTEHGDDFYFVGEFWNPEIEAVETFLEYADYSLDLFDVTLHYKFFEASNQGDGFDMSTIFEDTIVDRHPLQAVTFVDNHDSQPNEALESWVEDWFKPLAYAMILLREDGYPCVFYGDYAGINGDEPIEAKREMLEPLLDARYNYSYGDQEDYLDHPNTIGWVRFGVEDIPHSGCAVIMTNGEPGEKRMFVGEDRGGEEWLDMTGTIDDTITIEDDGWANFPVEGGSVSVFIQKIDD
- a CDS encoding alpha-amylase, translating into MLRNHTMMQFFEWHLPNDGNHWNRMAELAEEMKHRGIDAFWIPPSTKCITQEDNGYGIYDGYDLGEFDQKGSVRTKYGTKQELLKGIDACHEQGIRVYADVVMNHKAGADETEQFQVVEVDAGDRHEVISEPYDIEGWTRFYFPGRKGEHSEFTWHSYHFNGTDYDHATGETGIFRILGENKEWNDHVDDEFGNYDYLMFANIDYNHPEVRQEMMYWGKWFAETTSCDGYRLDAIKHINHLFIADFLAEMRREHGDDFYFVGEFWHADLAACERFLEYVDFSIDLFDVSLHYKFYEASHQGKDFDMRTMFHETLVGDYPANAVTFVDNHDSQPHEALESWVECWFKPLAYALILLRKDGYPCVFYGDYRGINGGSPKNGKKEMLDPLLDARSRFSYGEQQDYFDDSNTIGWVRFGEDLLPQSGCAVVMTNGEAGFKHMCVGDGRAGEIWYDLTGNVRETVTIDEEGCADFRVNGGSVSVYVQKTEKEL
- a CDS encoding aspartate kinase, giving the protein MVKVVKFGGSSVAGAAQFTKAAEIVRGDVERRIVVVSAPGKRFADDIKTTDLLIELAESVKKGRDFSGEMQAVIDRYAAIIEELDLPFSLLDSLKKQLSHLVDTYKEDEPRLFDALMASGENENAKLMAAYLRQLGEEAHYVSPEEAGMVVTDDPANARILPEAYDRLKNLRNRSGLLVVPGFFGVSKNGHIVTFPRGGSDITGSILAAGVEASLYENFTDVDSVYSVNPALIENPQEMKEITYREMRELAYAGFSVFHDEALQPVVAEKIPVCIKNTNHPEADGTLIVDQREQKGLPVVGIASDKGFITINLRKYLMNREVGFGQHLLQILAEEGISFEHTPSGIDNMSVIVREEYMEEGKEEKILARIRAELNVEEVHVERDLAMVMVVGEGMARTVGVAAKATTALAEAGVNIKMINQGSSEVSMMFGVNASEADLAVKSLYKACFAQVKA
- a CDS encoding glutathione ABC transporter substrate-binding protein encodes the protein MFKSKTMQAALASVAVALAFTACASEPDNDGGTDNGAAPNNSAENAEGNNEAPDNSEGGDGEATDEDVDPDNLVIATLSDIESMDPHGSNDVPSSTVQTNVYESLLMQNEEMELQPLLATDWEATEEDVWTFELREDVTFHDDSEFNAEVVKANFDRVLDDEIGSPRAFLYEMVEEVVVVDDYTVEFHTEFPFAPLPSHIAHSGGGIISQEAIEEDYAQMEDGGQPGDYLNENPVGTGFFEFEEWNPGSEVVLTRNDDYWGETAGVERVTFSVSPEDLTRIGELETGAADIIYPVSPSDTERIEDTEGVSLYTQESLSLSYIGFNMQKEPFDDPQVRQALSMAINKEDLLEGVLEGTGTPAVGPIGEQVFGYSDAVDELEYDPERAQELLAEAGYEDGFDTTIWTNDSRERMDVAELVQAQLSVIGVNAEIEVLEWGAYLDNTAEGEHDMFILGWVTVTGDADYGMYALFHSSQHGAAGNRSFMENAELDEILDEARRETDEATREALYEDAMEILVDEAPMLYLYHTDYLVGMRDEVQGFWKHPNGLYQLQDVTIESN